The Microcystis panniformis FACHB-1757 region TCTATCGAGATCAGTTTGATCCGACAGGAACCACTTGGAATAGTTATCTAAAAAAACCAGCTTACTCAGAATTAAAGGATTTAGAAACTCCCCCGACAGGTATTTATATTACTGAAACAGCTAAAGACTATATTAACTCAATTGTCCTTCGGCTGAAGTTTGAGTTAGGAATGTTTATAGCGATACTTTTTGCTTTTCCTGGTCTAGTTTGGATATGGCATTTGAATTGCGATCCGATAAACTACGTTTGGTTAGTAGGTTTACCTTTATTATTATCCTTGTGCGGATATCTCTTATATGAAGCTCTGAATAGCGTTGAATTACTTCATGAAACCCGAAAAGCTATTTTAAATGATAAGAGAAAATCTGGGATAATAAATGTCGGAGCAATTTTCAAAGCAGCAATTTTCGGAGCAATTTTCGGGACAATTTTAGGAGCAATTTTAGGAGCAGGTATCGAAGGAATTCCCGTAGTAATTCCCAGAATATTTAGCTCTATTAGCTTTAGCCAATTCGGTAGCTGGTTACAAACAGGAGCAGTCTTAGGATTTCTTTTGGGAACAACTAATGGAGCATTGTTTGGAGCATTGTTTGGACTATTGTTTGGATTGAGTGATCCAACATGGCAGCCAGTTCTTGGACCACTTTTTGGAGCAGTTTTTGGACTACTTTTTGGAGCAGTTTCTGTATTATTTTTTGGAGCAGTTTTTGGATTATTTTTAGGACTCGGTTCTAGGGGATTAATCAGTGCGGTGTTCGGAGCATTTTTTGGGGCATTTCTTGGAGCAGTTCTTGGATTATGTTTCAGTAACAACTCAGTAAATAAACCTATTTATGTAGTTATTTTATGCTTGATTTGGTTTAGTGTTTTAATATTTGTTGCTTCAGCATTTTTAGATACAAGACTATGTATTATAAATCCAGCAAATAATACTACAAAGTTTTTCGCAAATCACCCCATTATTTTTCAAGGGAAAGCCTATGGACATATTGAGAAAATAAAAGCAAAAGTATCACAAAATGGAATAAATTTCCCTGAAAAAGAGAAGGTTGCCTTTCCCAGCCAAAATAAATGGTCATTTGACGAAACCTTGAGCAATACCAACAACTCTGAAATTCCCTACGATATTACTATAGATGGGTTAGATAAGCAGGATAATTTGATTGCAGAAGGCAAAGTAAGAGTAATTATTGTAGATCCTTAAAATATGTCCTACGAAGTAAACCAACCCATCCTCAACTCCCCCTTTAATGAACCCTTGATGAAGTTAAATCAGCCGTTTATCGAGCTTGCTTATACTTAGAATAATTCTATGTCAGCCAAAGATATTTTTCATCAATCCGTGTGTATTGCCCTCGAAAAAGATGGCTGGAATATCACCCATGATCCCCTTTATCTTAAAGTCAATGACGTAGAATTTTACATCGACTTAGGTGCGGAAAGATTAATTGCCGCCGAAAAATTAGGTCAAAAAATCGCCATAGAGATTAAATCTTTTTTAGGGACATCTGAAGTCACCGAATTTCATCTCGCATTAGGACAAATCCTCAATTATCGGTTAGCATTAAAACAGGAAGAACCCGAAAGGATTCTTTATCTAGCCATTCCTCAAGATACCTATGAAGACTTCTTCTCTCGTCAATTTATTCAAGACGCTGTAGCAGAATATAAAATTAAACTTTTAATCTTTAATTCTCTCAAACAAGAGGTGGTATTATGGAAAGAATAAACTACTCTCAACTGATT contains the following coding sequences:
- a CDS encoding XisH family protein, coding for MSAKDIFHQSVCIALEKDGWNITHDPLYLKVNDVEFYIDLGAERLIAAEKLGQKIAIEIKSFLGTSEVTEFHLALGQILNYRLALKQEEPERILYLAIPQDTYEDFFSRQFIQDAVAEYKIKLLIFNSLKQEVVLWKE